Part of the Aureitalea marina genome, AGGAGTATAACCCCCTTCGTCCGAGTAGGTCAGGGTCAGTTTGTTCATCATGCCACCAGATATGGGTGCAGCCTCCTGAGAGGGCTCACTTATGGTCGTTCCTTCGTCCCACACCAGGTGTAAAGGGGCAAGTAGCCAGAAGGAATCATTCACGAATGTTTGATCAGCTCTGAGGGACAAAGAATCTACCTGAGAACGAACATAGTCAACGGTATCGGCTTCATTGATGAAAGTTACCCTGTCCTCTTTGGGATACCAATTAAAAGAACGCTCGATATGCATTTCTCCTCGGTCGATATTGAAGGTGAAATCCAAGCGGTTCACATTTTGCCAGTTGTCATAACCATGGGCTTTGGCAATAGCCATGGCAGGTGTCATTTCTTGTTCCTGCACAAGCTCCGTTGACTTTACATCCTCCTGTTTCTCTGTCTCTTCAGAGGAGCTGTTTTTACAGGAGAAAATCACCGCCAGCAGGCATAATAAAAGGGCTGTCTTTTTCATAAGGATGGTTTTGTAGTAAAAATACACAAAGTATTTCTCCAAGCATAATTTTCGTATTTTTAGATATGGACATACGCAAAGAATATGACAATGGTCAGTTGACAGTCGTTTGGAAGCCGGGACTGTGTTTTCACGCCAAAGAATGTGTTAAAGGATTGCCGGGAGTCTTCAATCCGGATCGGAAACCATGGATTCAAGTAGATCAGGCTACAACAGAAGCGCTCATGGCCACTATCGATAAATGCCCCAGCGGCGCATTGAGTTATTACAAGACAGCCGATGGACCACCCCAGTCTGAGACTCAGCCTGAATCTGCCCTTACGGTCGAGATCATGGATCCTGGTCCGGCCTTG contains:
- a CDS encoding (4Fe-4S)-binding protein — encoded protein: MDIRKEYDNGQLTVVWKPGLCFHAKECVKGLPGVFNPDRKPWIQVDQATTEALMATIDKCPSGALSYYKTADGPPQSETQPESALTVEIMDPGPALIKGKIQLTQADGSVEEKDGITAICRCGKTGNSPFCDGSHNS